From a single Terriglobales bacterium genomic region:
- a CDS encoding replication-associated recombination protein A has protein sequence MGLFQPTPRDESVDKTQPLAARMRPRTLEGFVGQEHILAPGKPLRVQIERDDHGSLIFWGPPGVGKTTLAKIIAHLTHAEFIEFSAVLSGIKEIKAVMADADKARQYGTRTILFVDEIHRFNKAQQDAFLPYVESGAIRLIGATTENPSFEIISALLSRCRVYVLHPLTEEQIVALLRRAVADRERGLGDMELTVPDAVLDRIARYSSGDARSGYNVLEIAAKAVGKGGAITDDVVKDALQKRVLLYDKAGEEHYNLISALHKSVRNSDPDAALYWLARMLEAGEEPLYIARRVVRMAVEDIGLADPNALAVTLAAKDAVDFLGQPEGDLALAQVVVYLSVAPKSNALYAAYGEVKGDVEQTVAEPVPLHLRNAPTGLMKSFGYGKGYQYAHDFDEKVADMQCLPDNLKDRRYYHPTDQGIEKRIRERLEEIRKLRKGR, from the coding sequence ATGGGCCTGTTTCAACCCACCCCGCGCGATGAATCCGTCGACAAGACGCAGCCGCTGGCGGCGCGCATGCGCCCGCGCACGCTCGAGGGATTCGTCGGCCAGGAGCACATCCTCGCCCCCGGCAAGCCGCTGCGGGTGCAGATCGAGCGCGACGATCACGGCTCGCTCATCTTCTGGGGCCCGCCCGGCGTCGGCAAGACCACCCTGGCCAAGATCATCGCCCACCTCACCCACGCCGAGTTCATCGAGTTCTCCGCCGTGCTCTCCGGCATCAAGGAGATCAAGGCGGTCATGGCCGACGCCGACAAAGCCCGCCAGTACGGCACCCGCACCATCCTCTTCGTGGACGAGATCCACCGCTTCAACAAGGCCCAGCAGGACGCCTTCCTGCCCTACGTCGAGTCGGGCGCTATCCGCCTCATCGGCGCCACCACCGAGAATCCGTCGTTCGAGATCATCTCCGCCCTGCTCTCCCGCTGCCGGGTTTACGTCCTCCATCCGCTCACCGAGGAGCAGATCGTGGCCCTGCTGCGGCGGGCGGTGGCCGACCGCGAGCGCGGCCTGGGCGACATGGAACTGACGGTGCCGGACGCGGTACTCGACAGGATCGCCAGGTACTCCAGCGGCGACGCCCGCAGCGGCTACAACGTCCTCGAGATCGCCGCCAAGGCCGTGGGCAAGGGCGGCGCCATCACCGACGACGTGGTCAAGGACGCCCTGCAGAAGCGCGTGCTGCTCTACGACAAGGCGGGCGAAGAGCATTACAACCTCATCTCCGCCCTGCACAAGTCGGTGCGCAATTCCGACCCCGACGCCGCCCTCTACTGGCTGGCGCGCATGCTCGAGGCCGGCGAGGAGCCGCTCTACATCGCCCGCCGCGTGGTGCGCATGGCGGTCGAGGACATCGGCCTGGCCGATCCCAACGCCCTCGCTGTCACCCTCGCCGCCAAGGACGCCGTGGACTTCCTGGGCCAGCCCGAGGGCGACCTGGCGCTGGCCCAGGTGGTCGTCTACCTCTCGGTCGCTCCCAAGTCGAACGCCCTCTACGCCGCCTATGGCGAAGTGAAAGGTGACGTCGAGCAGACCGTCGCCGAGCCCGTCCCGCTGCACCTGCGCAACGCGCCCACGGGATTGATGAAAAGCTTCGGCTACGGCAAGGGATACCAGTACGCCCACGACTTCGACGAAAAGGTCGCCGACATGCAGTGCCTGCCCGACAACCTCAAGGACCGCCGCTATTACCACCCCACCGATCAGGGCATCGAGAAGCGCATCCGCGAGCGCCTGGAGGAAATCCGCAAGCTGCGCAAGGGTCGCTAA
- a CDS encoding RNA methyltransferase: MPLASRTRLRHISSAQNPLVKELRRAFSRGEPTPDGHCAIEGLRIAEEAIRSGLRFRAVFFRESAIAAAGRLLPQIGAQVETVELPDAVFDSAVATETPQGVAALVKLKSFVLEDVLRLPEPLLVVAAGLQDPGNLGTLLRSAEAFGATGMLLAEKTVSHLSPKTVRASAGSVFRLPVITVTLHDCLSRLRQAGVRLVATSSHKGTPAYEADLSGKLALFIGNEGAGLPREVMKDMDETVVVPHSAKVDSLNAAIAASILLYEAARQRRGFVICDL, encoded by the coding sequence GTGCCGCTTGCCTCCCGCACCCGCCTGCGCCACATCTCCAGCGCCCAGAACCCGCTGGTCAAGGAGCTGCGCCGCGCCTTCTCCCGCGGCGAGCCGACCCCCGACGGCCACTGCGCCATCGAGGGCCTGCGCATCGCCGAGGAAGCCATCCGCAGCGGCTTGCGCTTCCGTGCGGTCTTCTTCCGCGAGTCCGCGATCGCGGCCGCCGGCCGCCTGCTCCCCCAGATCGGCGCCCAGGTCGAGACCGTCGAGCTCCCCGACGCCGTCTTCGACAGCGCCGTCGCCACCGAGACCCCCCAGGGCGTCGCCGCCCTGGTGAAGCTGAAGTCCTTCGTTCTCGAAGACGTACTGCGCCTGCCGGAGCCGCTGCTGGTGGTCGCCGCCGGCCTCCAGGACCCCGGCAATCTCGGCACCTTGTTGCGCTCCGCCGAGGCCTTTGGCGCCACCGGGATGCTGCTGGCCGAGAAGACCGTCAGCCACCTTTCACCGAAGACGGTGCGCGCCTCGGCCGGCTCGGTCTTCCGGCTGCCTGTCATCACGGTGACTCTGCACGATTGCCTGTCCAGGTTGCGTCAGGCCGGGGTGCGCCTGGTTGCCACCTCCTCGCACAAGGGAACCCCGGCGTATGAGGCCGATCTGTCGGGCAAGCTGGCTCTGTTCATCGGCAACGAGGGCGCGGGCCTTCCCCGGGAGGTCATGAAAGACATGGACGAGACCGTGGTTGTCCCACACTCCGCCAAGGTCGATTCCCTCAACGCCGCCATCGCTGCGTCTATCCTTCTCTACGAAGCCGCGCGGCAGCGGCGCGGATTTGTGATTTGCGATTTGTGA
- a CDS encoding L-threonylcarbamoyladenylate synthase, with protein MPAEIIRINSENPESRLIQYVAEQIRAGQVLGMPTDTFYGLAADPFNLRAVEHVYDIKSRSKHKPLSLMIESVDQAEELTRPLSEQFYALARKYWPGPLTLIVRAASRLPLKVTANTGNVALRVPASKIAIEVVRAAQVPITATSANVSGAAECTTAEGVREQLGSKIPVIVDGGPSPRNVASTIIDLTDEKGRWRVLREGAISSQEIAEFLGHEGLA; from the coding sequence TTGCCCGCCGAGATCATCAGGATCAATTCCGAGAATCCCGAGTCCCGTCTGATCCAGTACGTGGCCGAGCAGATCCGCGCCGGACAGGTGCTGGGCATGCCGACCGACACCTTCTACGGGCTGGCGGCCGACCCCTTCAACCTGCGGGCGGTGGAGCACGTGTACGACATCAAGTCGCGCTCCAAGCACAAGCCGCTTTCGCTGATGATCGAGAGCGTGGACCAGGCGGAGGAACTCACCCGGCCGCTGTCGGAGCAGTTCTACGCGCTGGCGCGGAAGTACTGGCCGGGCCCGCTGACGCTGATCGTGCGTGCGGCGTCGCGGTTGCCCCTGAAGGTGACGGCGAACACGGGGAACGTGGCGCTGCGGGTGCCGGCGTCGAAGATCGCGATCGAGGTGGTGCGCGCGGCGCAGGTGCCGATCACCGCGACCTCGGCCAACGTGAGCGGCGCCGCCGAATGCACCACCGCGGAAGGGGTGCGCGAGCAACTGGGGAGCAAGATCCCGGTGATCGTGGACGGAGGGCCGTCGCCGCGCAACGTGGCTTCCACCATCATCGACCTTACCGACGAGAAGGGGCGCTGGCGGGTCTTGCGTGAAGGCGCCATCTCCAGCCAGGAGATCGCGGAGTTCCTCGGCCACGAGGGATTGGCATAG